From Flavipsychrobacter sp., a single genomic window includes:
- a CDS encoding transglutaminase domain-containing protein, producing MYKHLLILCIGIVFSFQLKAQIDTTNGFTAPNSVSKDHVKLTKYLCEGIVDDQLKANLIYNWITHNLSFNLKDAQKPEKQNPSIKEVLHNTNTVGNGYANLFISMCREANLNAVPIHGYHKKFYHNLGGEFHIAKTAMCAVLINGTWQFIDPVSGSGIISHEPKWLRKQLNRISKNDVLYVKEGVFVSKYQPEYFMIAPQKVRKDFLAADPIWQLLSPPMSLNIFSGNDSINEAFNKGAQRINNTPQLTKIGHFNEEEQVTDRVNRTHQFNPNYWLDLARAEQIESYKYLKDYINAPIDGDYKKAILKAIELRKNADGYIDSQKKKFPAYYSGLKKKNTARHIAINGRIREVKKNIKTETSALNREITKSDNNRKELANTKSENLQQQKGIDEEKIKKIKTAKEQKDVKSTTLVAKVVNINAKSKEIQEQNNLINEELKTLEKHFAQVDPNYELYSSKSALVDSLLQLEIYSMVGLSLDDENQYQEYINKSKAAWTDITIHREALLTAYDSTLASFKRIDKAIVKQHKLYGDILKDMEDYKALNDKWMELEQVYAETVNNYQTSINSRNQNINLILELHNFLIENFQRINKNREDSEETIALMQKIEDQRKDITETLIIEDKDYDENILKHMAKVNDESIKELKKILTK from the coding sequence ATGTACAAGCACCTTTTAATCCTCTGCATAGGTATTGTTTTCAGTTTTCAGCTAAAAGCTCAAATTGACACGACAAATGGTTTTACCGCACCAAATAGTGTAAGTAAAGACCATGTTAAGCTCACAAAATATTTGTGCGAAGGCATAGTAGATGATCAACTAAAAGCCAACCTTATTTATAACTGGATCACACACAATCTTAGTTTTAATCTAAAAGATGCCCAGAAACCTGAAAAACAAAATCCTAGCATAAAAGAGGTGTTACACAACACCAATACAGTAGGTAATGGTTATGCAAACTTATTTATTAGCATGTGTAGAGAGGCAAATCTAAATGCTGTGCCTATACATGGCTACCATAAAAAGTTCTATCACAATCTTGGCGGCGAGTTCCACATAGCCAAAACAGCCATGTGTGCTGTTCTCATAAACGGTACATGGCAATTTATAGATCCTGTAAGCGGTTCAGGTATTATTTCTCATGAACCAAAATGGCTTAGAAAACAACTGAATAGAATTTCTAAAAACGATGTACTCTATGTTAAAGAAGGTGTATTCGTGTCTAAGTATCAACCAGAGTATTTCATGATTGCTCCACAAAAGGTAAGAAAAGACTTTTTAGCTGCAGACCCTATTTGGCAATTATTATCACCGCCTATGTCACTAAATATATTTAGTGGAAATGACAGTATAAATGAAGCATTTAATAAAGGAGCTCAAAGAATTAACAACACACCGCAATTAACAAAAATTGGTCACTTTAACGAGGAGGAACAGGTAACAGACCGTGTTAACCGAACTCATCAATTCAACCCCAACTACTGGCTTGACCTAGCACGAGCAGAACAAATAGAAAGCTATAAATATCTAAAAGACTATATAAACGCTCCTATAGACGGCGACTATAAAAAAGCAATTCTCAAAGCTATCGAATTACGCAAGAATGCTGACGGCTACATCGACTCACAAAAGAAAAAGTTTCCAGCTTACTACTCGGGGCTTAAAAAGAAAAACACTGCTAGACATATTGCAATTAATGGAAGGATAAGAGAGGTAAAGAAAAATATAAAGACAGAAACATCTGCCTTAAATAGAGAAATTACAAAATCTGACAATAACAGAAAAGAACTTGCAAATACAAAGTCTGAAAATCTACAGCAACAAAAAGGAATTGATGAAGAGAAGATCAAAAAAATAAAGACAGCTAAAGAGCAGAAAGACGTAAAATCCACAACTCTAGTGGCCAAAGTGGTAAACATTAATGCAAAGAGTAAGGAAATTCAAGAACAGAACAACCTTATTAATGAAGAGCTAAAAACTTTGGAAAAACACTTTGCTCAAGTAGACCCTAACTATGAACTATACTCATCTAAATCTGCACTTGTAGACTCTCTTCTACAACTAGAAATATATAGTATGGTAGGTCTAAGCTTGGACGATGAAAATCAATACCAAGAGTATATTAACAAAAGTAAAGCTGCATGGACTGATATTACCATACACAGAGAAGCTCTTCTTACAGCCTATGATTCTACCCTAGCCTCTTTCAAAAGAATTGACAAGGCTATTGTAAAACAACATAAGCTTTATGGAGACATCTTAAAAGACATGGAAGATTATAAAGCGCTTAATGATAAATGGATGGAATTGGAGCAAGTATATGCTGAAACAGTTAACAACTACCAAACATCTATTAATAGCCGCAATCAAAACATCAATCTAATATTAGAGCTTCACAACTTCTTAATAGAAAATTTTCAACGTATAAATAAAAACAGAGAAGATAGTGAGGAAACAATAGCATTGATGCAAAAAATAGAGGACCAACGCAAAGACATAACTGAAACCTTAATAATAGAGGATAAAGACTACGACGAGAATATACTAAAGCATATGGCCAAGGTTAACGATGAATCTATAAAAGAATTAAAGAAGATTCTCACAAAATAA
- a CDS encoding NAD(P)-binding domain-containing protein, with protein MKIAIIGTGNVGSALAQKWHDAGHTIHLGVRDINQFKGIELLKNKNITAHNVQEAVALSEVILLSVPASKVIDIARNLGNTKEKVIIDAMNNINKQLKGFNNTTDAILLNTNCQNVVKCFNTTGYNNMIDTKYKTTMIDAFVAGDSEYGKKIATQLAKDANFGQCYDIGGNIFFDLMEQFAFFWINLAINQKMGRDIAFKLLNR; from the coding sequence ATGAAAATAGCAATTATAGGGACAGGCAATGTAGGTAGTGCATTGGCTCAAAAATGGCATGATGCAGGACATACAATTCATTTAGGGGTTAGAGATATTAATCAGTTTAAAGGAATTGAATTATTGAAGAATAAAAATATAACTGCTCACAATGTCCAAGAAGCTGTAGCACTGTCGGAAGTGATTTTGCTATCTGTCCCTGCTTCAAAAGTTATCGATATTGCTCGTAATCTTGGTAACACAAAAGAAAAAGTAATTATTGATGCTATGAATAACATCAATAAACAGTTGAAAGGATTCAATAATACAACAGATGCGATTTTGTTAAATACAAATTGCCAAAATGTGGTCAAGTGTTTTAATACAACAGGTTATAACAATATGATTGATACAAAATACAAGACAACGATGATAGATGCATTTGTAGCAGGAGATAGTGAATACGGTAAAAAAATTGCAACCCAGCTAGCAAAGGATGCAAATTTTGGCCAATGCTATGACATTGGAGGAAATATTTTTTTTGATTTGATGGAACAATTTGCTTTTTTCTGGATCAATCTTGCCATAAATCAAAAGATGGGGAGAGATATAGCCTTTAAATTATTAAACAGATAA